Proteins encoded by one window of Candidatus Nitrosocosmicus hydrocola:
- a CDS encoding peptidylprolyl isomerase — MAGIEFFKSERNRKITKYLLIIAVLCLAFSIAFILRAYPIKYGFYLNEFDPFFDFRATEYIVNNGVGAYFDWHDYKSWYPDGRDIAGTSQSGLHLTAATLYQIFGWNMTLMDFTIWFPVVIGSASTVLMFLVVRVITGSTIPGLISSLFFAVSPAIIQRGNLGWFKSEPLGLFYGLGGTYLFLSALKDKKYKYFIPKAIVGGILIGLAVTSWGGSQYFVIPIGIFIIVLGFVSKDLKNNLIVAALFTISVISVAGAFPRPGMSFVIGLPGILLMTSTLFLFVTTIVRLKSSEKRATLKTAAVLGIFVIIGISIVAGGFYKTPSFRYLNAINPFLSAENKLVESVAEHFTPTIVDYFRQFSVLIIFAGLGIWLAFKNKSNSNMIFALIIGLTGIYISATFARLLVFASLSIIILSSIGIYQSIRSITSIRTEYEQRGIPTSSSSPTKDDSKIRKEMKMKMSKEVLPYMGFATILIIMLTIPMVYDSNTNWITSADVPTSIANGGTNYRLTTNDWIETLDWISENTPEDSVITSWWDYGYWITTLGNRTSIADNATINQTRIETIAKMFISPEEEGWKIANDLKSDYILIYVVGQKLPSLDPANPTPLFVLGSGGDESKKHWFIRIGGFNETEYVESNGDAPKQKYWDSLLGNMMPFKTIGYFNPSIGTLSPTYQPNAIPFYTKDIKYPNGNTEGPLSLEYASKSFESDDPGLFFGVLLYKVNQDYSPTANSTATANSTATANSTATVTNQTLAAGSAVETSTNGSNLTNGSNTSILQSNILNNIDNTTSSSNNMTTTNTTATIETTQGPIKVEFYPNVAPNHVKNFQDLALKGFYDGIVFHRIVPGFVIQAGDPNTKNDSASRDSWGTGGPGYTIAQEFNSMPHERGILSMARTNDPNSAGSQFFIVLNDSKFLDNQYTVFGKVTEGLEIVDKIANSTTNSMDQPQDPNSARITKITIQ; from the coding sequence ATGGCAGGAATAGAGTTTTTTAAATCAGAGAGGAATAGAAAGATAACTAAATATCTTTTAATTATCGCGGTATTGTGTTTAGCTTTTTCAATTGCTTTCATCCTTAGGGCTTATCCAATTAAATATGGATTTTATTTAAATGAATTTGACCCCTTTTTCGATTTTAGAGCTACAGAATATATAGTAAACAACGGAGTAGGAGCGTATTTTGATTGGCATGATTATAAATCATGGTACCCTGACGGCAGAGACATAGCAGGAACCTCCCAGTCGGGCTTGCATCTAACGGCGGCTACCCTGTACCAAATATTTGGATGGAACATGACCTTGATGGATTTCACTATCTGGTTCCCGGTAGTCATTGGGTCGGCGTCAACTGTACTAATGTTCTTGGTAGTAAGAGTAATAACAGGTAGTACAATTCCAGGATTAATTTCATCCCTATTTTTTGCTGTCAGTCCCGCGATAATACAAAGGGGTAACCTGGGCTGGTTTAAGTCAGAACCATTGGGACTATTTTATGGCCTAGGCGGTACCTACCTGTTCTTATCGGCCTTAAAAGATAAAAAATACAAATATTTTATCCCAAAGGCAATTGTTGGAGGAATACTAATAGGACTTGCAGTTACCTCATGGGGTGGGTCTCAATATTTTGTAATCCCTATTGGAATTTTTATAATAGTATTAGGATTTGTTTCAAAAGACCTCAAAAATAATTTAATAGTTGCTGCTTTGTTTACAATTTCCGTTATTTCAGTAGCGGGTGCATTTCCAAGACCAGGGATGTCGTTTGTTATTGGACTACCGGGGATATTGTTGATGACAAGTACACTATTTCTATTTGTAACCACTATAGTTAGACTAAAAAGTTCTGAGAAAAGAGCAACTCTAAAGACTGCAGCAGTATTAGGGATCTTTGTAATAATTGGAATTTCTATAGTGGCAGGAGGTTTTTACAAAACACCATCGTTTAGATATCTTAACGCCATAAATCCATTTCTTTCGGCAGAAAATAAACTAGTAGAGTCTGTTGCGGAGCACTTTACGCCTACTATAGTAGATTACTTTAGACAGTTCTCGGTTCTGATAATTTTTGCAGGCTTAGGAATATGGCTGGCTTTTAAGAACAAGAGTAATTCCAATATGATTTTTGCATTAATTATAGGATTAACAGGCATATATATTAGCGCGACATTTGCAAGATTGCTGGTATTTGCGTCTTTAAGCATTATAATATTATCAAGCATAGGGATTTACCAATCTATTAGAAGTATAACATCAATTAGAACAGAGTATGAGCAGAGGGGGATACCAACGTCATCGTCATCCCCAACTAAGGACGATTCTAAAATAAGAAAGGAAATGAAAATGAAAATGAGCAAAGAAGTTTTGCCTTACATGGGTTTTGCCACCATTTTGATTATCATGCTCACTATTCCAATGGTATATGACAGTAATACAAACTGGATTACGTCTGCAGATGTACCAACATCCATAGCTAATGGAGGCACTAACTATAGATTAACTACTAACGATTGGATTGAAACTTTGGACTGGATATCGGAAAACACGCCAGAGGATTCGGTGATAACATCTTGGTGGGATTATGGATATTGGATAACTACGTTGGGAAATAGAACTTCTATTGCAGATAATGCAACCATAAACCAAACCAGAATCGAAACCATAGCAAAAATGTTTATCAGCCCAGAAGAAGAAGGTTGGAAAATTGCAAATGATCTAAAGTCAGACTATATCTTGATATACGTAGTAGGACAAAAACTTCCTTCCTTAGACCCTGCTAATCCAACACCACTGTTTGTGTTAGGTAGTGGAGGAGATGAAAGCAAAAAACATTGGTTTATCCGGATAGGTGGATTTAATGAAACAGAGTATGTGGAATCAAATGGAGATGCACCAAAACAAAAGTATTGGGATTCACTTTTGGGAAACATGATGCCGTTTAAGACTATTGGATACTTTAATCCAAGTATTGGAACTCTATCACCAACATATCAGCCAAACGCAATTCCATTTTACACAAAGGATATAAAATATCCAAATGGCAATACCGAAGGACCTTTGTCTTTAGAATACGCTTCAAAGAGCTTTGAAAGTGATGACCCAGGATTATTCTTTGGAGTTTTGCTTTACAAAGTAAATCAAGACTACAGTCCCACAGCTAACTCTACCGCCACAGCTAACTCTACCGCCACAGCTAACTCTACCGCCACAGTTACCAACCAAACATTGGCAGCAGGATCAGCAGTAGAAACATCAACAAACGGTAGTAATCTAACCAATGGGTCCAATACTTCAATCTTACAATCTAATATTTTAAATAATATAGACAATACAACTTCTTCGAGTAACAATATGACGACTACTAATACTACTGCAACTATTGAAACAACACAAGGCCCGATAAAAGTCGAGTTTTATCCAAATGTGGCGCCAAATCACGTGAAGAACTTTCAAGACCTAGCCCTTAAAGGATTTTATGATGGAATAGTATTTCACAGAATAGTTCCTGGATTTGTAATTCAGGCAGGAGACCCAAATACAAAAAATGATAGTGCTAGCAGAGACTCTTGGGGAACAGGCGGTCCAGGTTATACAATAGCCCAGGAATTCAACAGCATGCCTCATGAAAGAGGAATATTATCTATGGCAAGAACAAACGATCCCAATAGTGCAGGGTCCCAGTTTTTTATAGTTCTTAACGATTCGAAATTTCTGGATAATCAATACACTGTTTTTGGCAAGGTAACAGAGGGATTAGAGATAGTGGATAAGATTGCTAATTCTACTACAAATTCTATGGATCAGCCACAAGACCCTAATTCAGCACGAATCACCAAAATAACTATCCAATAA
- a CDS encoding S6e family ribosomal protein: MVEFKIVISDSTGKSTNQELKDNSAQPLLGSKLGDVLESSIFGFKEGKVKLTGGSDKSGTPMRSDLHGATKKYVLMTKGVGMRNLGPGERKRKLVRGNLITEEIYQLNCQLIDAKLPEKELPADSTTSTEASEDNKKNN; this comes from the coding sequence TTGGTAGAATTTAAAATAGTCATCTCAGATTCAACTGGCAAAAGTACTAATCAGGAATTAAAAGACAATAGTGCCCAGCCTCTTTTAGGTTCTAAACTTGGAGATGTGTTAGAATCGTCTATTTTCGGATTTAAGGAAGGAAAAGTAAAATTAACAGGTGGCAGCGACAAATCTGGAACACCTATGCGTTCAGATTTACACGGTGCTACAAAGAAATATGTTCTCATGACCAAGGGTGTTGGAATGCGTAACCTGGGACCAGGAGAAAGAAAGAGAAAGCTAGTTAGAGGAAATCTTATCACTGAAGAAATTTATCAATTAAACTGTCAGTTAATAGATGCAAAATTGCCTGAAAAGGAACTACCAGCTGATAGCACAACCTCAACAGAAGCATCTGAAGACAATAAGAAGAATAATTAA
- the pyrI gene encoding aspartate carbamoyltransferase regulatory subunit, which translates to MSEFNQLLVRRIKNGTVIDHIEASRALLVLNILNIRGQEGNVITVALNVPSVKQNKKDIIKVENKFLEKKETDKLALIAPNATINIIKDYKLTEKRRIQLPDKIIGFFKCPNLRCITNTEEGLNSKIEIIDEKDILLKCQYCARSITTNELIK; encoded by the coding sequence ATGTCAGAATTCAATCAACTACTGGTAAGAAGAATAAAAAACGGTACTGTAATAGATCATATTGAGGCATCAAGGGCTTTACTTGTCCTTAATATCCTAAACATTAGAGGTCAGGAAGGAAACGTAATCACCGTGGCCTTAAACGTGCCGAGTGTTAAACAGAATAAGAAGGACATCATAAAAGTTGAAAACAAGTTTTTGGAAAAGAAAGAGACTGACAAGCTCGCATTGATTGCACCTAATGCAACTATCAATATAATCAAAGATTACAAATTGACCGAAAAAAGAAGAATTCAACTTCCAGACAAGATAATAGGATTTTTCAAGTGTCCAAATCTGAGATGCATAACAAATACAGAAGAGGGACTAAATTCAAAAATAGAGATTATCGATGAAAAAGATATACTATTAAAATGTCAATACTGTGCAAGGTCGATAACCACAAATGAATTAATCAAATGA
- a CDS encoding deoxyhypusine synthase family protein → MNHDRHSFSGKKIDPPEISANMSISEMIDLFRNTGYNARRLAEAADILKKMVESNATICLTISGALTPIGFGKMIATMIENGFVDWIVTTGANAYHDLHFAYDLPVRQGHFDVDDDVLYSKQIVRIYDVYIKEYGTLQSQDLIIQKNIQKIYHKDIDIVNGSTADLSYLIGKEASEKSKSPEKSFMVSAFKSNVPIYMPALSDSSIGLNMLPSMLDGNSSINPIKDIAESTAILWKSKISGGFELGGGVPKNFFQQTGPALYQILKIKEGGHDFIVQLTDARPDTGGLSGATLQEGKSWGKIKTSHKGNVIVYGDSSVYFPILCSYLLSECKPRARKQIFKEKDLWVEEMKKQYISSK, encoded by the coding sequence TTGAATCACGACCGACACAGTTTTTCAGGAAAAAAAATAGATCCTCCAGAAATCTCTGCTAATATGAGTATATCAGAAATGATAGATTTATTCAGAAACACTGGATATAATGCACGAAGATTAGCGGAGGCAGCTGATATACTAAAAAAAATGGTTGAATCAAACGCCACAATTTGTTTGACCATTTCTGGAGCATTAACACCTATCGGATTTGGTAAAATGATAGCAACTATGATAGAAAATGGCTTTGTGGACTGGATAGTTACGACTGGTGCTAATGCCTATCATGATTTGCACTTTGCATATGATTTGCCAGTTAGGCAGGGTCATTTCGATGTTGATGATGATGTATTATACTCTAAACAAATTGTAAGAATATACGATGTATACATTAAGGAATACGGTACTCTTCAATCTCAAGACCTTATAATTCAAAAAAATATTCAGAAAATATATCATAAGGATATAGATATTGTAAATGGTTCAACTGCCGATTTGTCTTATTTGATAGGAAAGGAGGCCTCTGAGAAATCCAAATCGCCTGAAAAATCCTTCATGGTATCAGCCTTCAAATCTAATGTTCCTATTTACATGCCAGCACTAAGTGATTCATCAATTGGACTTAATATGTTACCATCAATGCTAGATGGAAATAGCTCCATAAATCCTATTAAGGACATTGCAGAATCAACCGCAATTCTTTGGAAAAGTAAAATTTCTGGTGGGTTCGAATTGGGAGGCGGGGTTCCTAAAAACTTTTTTCAACAGACCGGTCCAGCATTATATCAAATTCTAAAAATAAAAGAAGGTGGTCACGATTTTATAGTCCAGCTTACAGACGCAAGACCCGATACCGGTGGATTATCAGGAGCAACATTACAAGAAGGTAAAAGTTGGGGAAAAATCAAAACATCTCATAAAGGAAATGTAATAGTCTATGGAGATTCATCAGTATATTTCCCAATTCTCTGCTCATATCTGCTAAGTGAATGTAAGCCCAGAGCGAGAAAACAGATATTCAAGGAGAAGGATTTGTGGGTAGAAGAAATGAAAAAGCAATACATCTCATCTAAATAG
- a CDS encoding MBL fold metallo-hydrolase, with protein sequence MIVVEGVEIRWTGHDGFRFDSNNKRIYVDPYKLIKEYNDKNDADILLISHNHFDHLSVEDINKIINKNTKICTSEECMDSLKKNYATNEIILLKPGETKKLEEGITITGIEAYNTNKDFHPKKDRKIGFIIEMNNLSIYHTGDTDIIPEMRNLNPDVLLTPVSGTYVMTAQEAIRATNEIIKPRKLAIPMHYGTIVGTVKDAEDFSKGVNVCKTSILEIE encoded by the coding sequence ATGATTGTTGTTGAAGGAGTTGAAATAAGATGGACTGGACATGATGGATTTAGATTTGATTCAAATAACAAGAGAATTTATGTCGATCCTTACAAGTTAATTAAAGAATACAATGACAAAAACGATGCGGATATTTTATTGATTTCACATAATCATTTTGATCACCTAAGTGTTGAAGATATAAACAAGATAATTAATAAGAACACAAAAATTTGTACTTCAGAAGAATGTATGGATTCTTTGAAAAAGAATTATGCGACAAACGAAATCATTTTGCTAAAACCTGGCGAGACAAAAAAGCTAGAAGAAGGTATAACAATTACAGGCATAGAAGCGTATAACACTAACAAGGACTTTCACCCGAAAAAGGATAGAAAAATCGGTTTTATAATAGAAATGAATAATTTATCAATCTATCACACAGGAGATACAGATATAATTCCTGAGATGAGAAACTTAAATCCGGATGTTTTATTGACACCTGTATCAGGCACATATGTAATGACGGCTCAAGAAGCAATAAGGGCTACGAATGAAATAATTAAACCAAGAAAACTTGCTATACCAATGCATTATGGGACAATTGTTGGAACAGTGAAAGATGCAGAGGACTTTAGCAAGGGTGTGAATGTTTGCAAAACTTCAATACTAGAAATAGAATAG
- a CDS encoding zinc-domain-containing protein, with protein sequence MKADFDIEKNKITCKRCGLEIDYDEYIEKMKEKAATLADDFQSTWDKRGF encoded by the coding sequence ATGAAAGCAGATTTTGATATTGAAAAAAACAAGATAACCTGCAAAAGATGTGGATTGGAAATAGATTATGATGAATATATTGAAAAGATGAAAGAAAAAGCAGCCACACTAGCCGATGATTTTCAGTCGACTTGGGATAAAAGAGGATTTTAG
- a CDS encoding translation initiation factor IF-2 subunit gamma, with the protein MHWKDTLPEWYIQKYGYQPCINIGTSGHVDHGKTTLIEAITGVWTSGHSEELRRGITIKVGYADAAFYKCPNCPPPSNYSVQPKCALCNSDAELSRVVSFVDSPGHESLMANMLSGGALMDGAILVVAANEKVPQPQTREHLLALQVLGIENIVIVQNKVDLTEKENAIENYNQIKEFVKDSVAENAPIIPISAQHRANIDVLIEYIEKYIPTPERVSSEKGIMHILRSFDINKPGTPIKNIKGGVLGGALVQGEFEIGSEIEILPGIYNERKNRYESIFSEIGSLATGAGLVEKVRPGGLVAIGSKLDPSFIKSDSLIGAVVGKPNSLPPVVDEITIDINLFDTAVGTQDLVKVEPIKTKENLRLNIGTAVTIGNVTNSKNQRIEVKIKKPICLMPKSRVALSRRIADRWRLIGAGIAV; encoded by the coding sequence TTGCACTGGAAGGATACTTTACCTGAGTGGTATATTCAAAAATATGGTTATCAGCCATGTATTAACATAGGCACCTCAGGACATGTAGATCATGGTAAAACAACACTTATTGAAGCTATTACGGGAGTATGGACAAGTGGTCATAGTGAAGAGCTTCGACGAGGAATCACCATAAAGGTAGGTTATGCAGATGCCGCCTTTTATAAATGTCCGAATTGTCCACCTCCATCAAATTACTCTGTTCAACCCAAATGTGCTCTATGTAATTCTGATGCAGAATTATCAAGAGTAGTAAGTTTTGTAGACTCTCCCGGACATGAGAGTCTTATGGCCAACATGCTCTCAGGAGGGGCACTAATGGATGGTGCAATACTAGTCGTCGCTGCAAATGAAAAGGTTCCTCAGCCTCAAACAAGAGAACATCTTTTAGCACTGCAAGTTTTAGGTATTGAAAACATTGTAATTGTTCAAAATAAAGTGGATCTTACTGAGAAGGAGAATGCTATAGAAAACTATAATCAAATAAAGGAATTTGTAAAAGATAGTGTAGCAGAAAATGCTCCGATAATACCTATTTCAGCACAACATAGGGCAAATATTGACGTTTTGATAGAATATATTGAAAAGTATATTCCTACGCCTGAAAGAGTTAGTAGTGAAAAGGGTATTATGCATATACTCAGGTCTTTTGACATAAACAAACCTGGAACTCCAATAAAGAATATTAAAGGAGGTGTGTTGGGAGGAGCTTTGGTTCAAGGCGAATTTGAAATAGGAAGCGAAATTGAAATCCTACCCGGAATTTATAATGAAAGAAAGAACAGATATGAATCGATTTTTTCAGAGATAGGTTCCTTGGCCACCGGTGCTGGGTTGGTAGAAAAGGTGAGACCAGGTGGTTTAGTTGCCATAGGTTCGAAATTAGACCCGTCGTTTATAAAAAGTGATTCACTGATAGGTGCTGTGGTTGGAAAGCCAAATTCATTACCTCCAGTAGTCGATGAAATTACAATTGATATCAATCTATTCGATACAGCAGTTGGTACACAAGATTTGGTAAAGGTTGAGCCTATAAAGACTAAAGAAAACCTAAGATTAAACATTGGAACTGCGGTAACCATTGGAAACGTTACAAATTCAAAAAATCAAAGAATTGAAGTAAAGATAAAAAAACCTATTTGTCTAATGCCTAAGAGTCGAGTTGCGTTGAGCAGAAGAATTGCGGATAGATGGCGACTAATAGGTGCAGGAATAGCCGTTTAA
- the rqcH gene encoding ribosome rescue protein RqcH, translated as MAISEIELRFIVNNIKEVIDSVYYVSNISLITKNSLIIKFHHSQKNDISLLISTFGICITKYKYTIIEDNEILKKIKTDLERSKLIDAEVTPGERIVQFVFQNIQGVKYYLIVELFGHGNIMICNDSYKILNILNPINVRHRTLKVGLKYFPPPARGVDPLSITYVDFLSLVEKNESENIDLKRWLGRSLSISKKFIELAVHNSKILNKKVKDLSPSETKILFEELTSVIRDISTGVGHEPSLILDENKNPIDISPVIPKDVGDSSLIKRFDSYSDAIDEFLNYNILNNSTARNSELEKQIESIGHDLNEQEKAKELVISKSNKLRKFANLLMQNSSAVVSTYYVSSPSSSSSSSSSSSSSSSSSSSSSSSHSSGSTIVSENQDQSMNKLLNDFDAKILSIKGKDYLEIVGEKIPLDKGSFNIPKISSLLFNVAKDMERGLITIETSRAKLQEQLEKIQKQKNKKPLSEIKILTNKEWYEKYRWFLTTDDMLAIGGRDSSSNSVLVRRHLTENDYVFHAEVHGSPFFILKNANNKSVEDISQSILQVSQATISFSRSWKDNLSSADAYWVYPNQVKKGAPTGQYLPKGAFIIEGKRNFVKNLETKLAIGLSFTDERPLLIVGPPISILKRSVCLRKIIPTGFDVVKASKKIKSDFVEYSMKNEFPDSIINHLKNLSIDEIVRILPVGQFKLLPIEKGDLKYEFKVLQKND; from the coding sequence ATGGCTATTTCGGAGATTGAGCTGAGATTTATTGTAAACAATATCAAGGAAGTTATCGATAGTGTTTATTATGTAAGCAATATTTCTCTAATTACAAAAAACTCTCTGATAATCAAATTTCATCACTCTCAAAAAAATGATATTTCTCTACTAATTTCTACATTTGGAATTTGTATTACAAAGTACAAATACACAATTATCGAAGACAATGAAATTCTTAAGAAAATTAAGACTGATCTAGAACGCTCTAAACTAATAGATGCTGAAGTAACTCCAGGAGAACGAATAGTCCAGTTTGTTTTTCAAAATATCCAGGGAGTAAAATATTACCTAATTGTCGAATTGTTCGGTCATGGAAATATAATGATCTGTAACGATTCTTACAAAATTTTGAATATCCTGAATCCAATTAATGTCCGACATAGGACTCTAAAGGTGGGACTAAAGTATTTTCCTCCACCGGCAAGAGGGGTAGACCCTCTATCTATCACATATGTTGATTTTTTGTCACTAGTTGAGAAAAATGAATCTGAAAATATCGATTTAAAAAGATGGTTGGGCAGAAGCCTATCTATTTCAAAAAAATTTATTGAACTCGCTGTGCATAATTCTAAAATTCTTAATAAGAAGGTGAAAGATTTGAGTCCTTCTGAAACAAAAATTTTGTTTGAAGAATTAACTTCTGTAATAAGGGATATTTCAACCGGAGTTGGACACGAACCAAGTCTAATTTTAGATGAAAACAAAAATCCCATAGATATCAGTCCAGTAATTCCTAAAGATGTGGGGGATTCTAGTCTGATTAAACGATTTGATTCATACTCTGATGCAATTGATGAATTCCTAAATTATAATATTTTAAATAATAGTACTGCCAGAAATTCGGAGTTAGAAAAACAGATCGAATCAATAGGACACGATTTGAATGAGCAAGAGAAAGCCAAAGAACTGGTTATTTCAAAATCAAACAAACTTCGAAAATTTGCCAATTTGCTTATGCAAAATTCGTCTGCCGTAGTCAGTACATATTATGTTTCTTCTCCCTCATCCTCCTCCTCCTCATCCTCCTCCTCCTCATCCTCCTCCTCCTCCTCCTCCTCCTCCTCATCCTCCCATTCTTCTGGGAGTACTATTGTTTCAGAGAACCAGGACCAATCTATGAATAAATTACTAAATGATTTTGATGCAAAAATCTTGAGCATAAAGGGAAAGGATTATTTGGAAATTGTAGGGGAAAAAATTCCCCTAGACAAGGGGAGTTTCAATATTCCGAAAATTTCTTCACTTTTGTTTAATGTTGCTAAAGATATGGAAAGGGGCTTGATCACCATCGAAACTTCACGTGCAAAGCTGCAGGAACAATTGGAAAAAATTCAAAAGCAAAAAAATAAAAAACCATTGTCAGAAATCAAGATTTTAACCAATAAAGAATGGTATGAAAAGTATAGATGGTTTCTTACTACCGATGATATGTTAGCTATAGGTGGCAGAGATTCTTCGTCCAATTCAGTGCTTGTACGAAGGCATCTAACTGAAAATGATTATGTATTTCATGCAGAGGTACATGGGTCTCCTTTCTTCATTTTAAAAAACGCCAATAACAAGTCAGTCGAGGACATTTCTCAAAGTATACTTCAGGTGTCCCAAGCAACTATCTCCTTCAGTAGATCCTGGAAAGACAATCTTTCTTCAGCTGATGCCTATTGGGTTTATCCAAATCAAGTTAAGAAAGGCGCGCCAACGGGCCAATATCTTCCAAAGGGGGCTTTCATTATTGAAGGTAAGAGAAATTTTGTCAAGAATCTGGAAACAAAACTGGCAATAGGACTTTCATTTACAGATGAGAGGCCGCTGTTAATCGTTGGTCCTCCTATATCTATCTTGAAAAGATCGGTGTGTCTAAGAAAGATAATTCCTACTGGTTTTGATGTCGTAAAAGCTTCAAAAAAGATAAAATCTGATTTTGTAGAATACTCTATGAAAAATGAATTTCCTGATAGCATCATAAATCATTTGAAGAATCTATCCATAGATGAAATCGTGCGAATTCTTCCTGTGGGTCAGTTTAAACTCTTGCCAATTGAAAAAGGTGATTTAAAATATGAATTCAAAGTTCTCCAAAAAAACGATTGA
- a CDS encoding cyclic nucleotide-binding/CBS domain-containing protein produces the protein MSKDIRDETTGMTTRVLVSDVMNSPIVHAGPNDDLIKISKLMTDAKIGSIIILDNDKPLGIVTDMDIVSKSIAAGHIPSEIKASSIMQPLVSINGEESITSAARLLRQHGIKRLGVTHKGNLVGIISVSDVLAVTPELFDVVSEKSLLIRGEIGRSPRNISGYCDECGEWSDFLLYADGSYTCEVCRGE, from the coding sequence GTGTCTAAAGATATTAGAGACGAAACTACCGGAATGACTACACGGGTTCTAGTTAGTGATGTTATGAATAGCCCTATTGTCCATGCAGGACCTAACGATGATCTAATCAAGATTTCAAAACTAATGACTGACGCTAAAATCGGAAGTATTATAATTTTAGATAATGATAAACCTCTAGGTATTGTAACTGACATGGATATTGTTTCCAAATCAATTGCTGCTGGGCATATTCCTTCTGAAATCAAAGCGTCAAGTATAATGCAACCACTAGTTTCGATTAACGGGGAGGAGAGTATAACCTCTGCAGCCCGGCTATTACGACAACATGGGATTAAGCGCTTAGGTGTAACTCATAAAGGTAATCTTGTTGGCATTATCTCTGTCTCTGATGTCCTTGCTGTTACTCCAGAATTATTCGATGTAGTTTCTGAAAAATCATTGCTTATAAGAGGTGAAATCGGACGGTCCCCCAGAAATATATCTGGATACTGTGACGAATGTGGTGAATGGTCTGATTTTCTGCTCTATGCAGATGGATCCTATACCTGTGAAGTTTGTAGGGGAGAATAA
- a CDS encoding deoxyhypusine synthase, translated as MDDYSINRNTSLNQILTNMADSGGFEGRHLANGIGILRKMMDEKNCTRFLSFVGALVSTGNRGIIRDMLKNKMFSCIITTCGALDHDIAKSFSSYYEGDFRLDDQFLLKKDIHRLGNILIPNENYGPLIEAKVQPILQELYDSNKSRSHSLELAPSEILRYIGSHLNESSFLYWAAKNDIPVIVPGIVDGAVGNQIWLFNQSHKDFRIDILKDQTILSEMIFDAKMTGAFMLGGGLSKHHTLWWNQYRGGLDYAVYITTASEWDGSLSGAPVAEAISWGKVTTQAKQVTIHADVSTVLPFIYHGLISK; from the coding sequence ATTGACGACTATTCAATTAATAGAAATACATCATTAAATCAGATTCTGACAAATATGGCTGATTCTGGTGGATTTGAAGGAAGACACCTAGCTAATGGTATTGGAATATTGAGAAAAATGATGGATGAGAAAAATTGCACCCGCTTCCTTTCATTTGTTGGTGCTCTTGTATCAACTGGAAACCGTGGAATTATACGAGACATGTTAAAAAACAAGATGTTTAGTTGCATTATTACTACATGCGGTGCTTTGGACCATGATATTGCAAAGTCCTTTTCTTCATACTATGAAGGCGATTTCAGGTTAGACGATCAATTTCTCTTGAAAAAAGATATTCATAGATTGGGTAACATCCTTATACCCAACGAAAATTACGGACCACTAATTGAAGCTAAAGTCCAGCCTATTTTGCAAGAACTTTATGATAGCAATAAATCACGATCACATTCACTAGAATTGGCCCCATCAGAAATTCTCAGGTATATTGGGAGTCATCTAAACGAATCTTCTTTCTTATATTGGGCTGCCAAAAACGATATTCCTGTTATAGTTCCAGGAATAGTAGATGGTGCAGTAGGAAATCAAATATGGTTATTCAATCAATCTCACAAGGATTTTAGAATTGATATCTTGAAGGATCAGACAATCTTATCTGAGATGATATTTGATGCCAAAATGACTGGAGCATTTATGTTGGGTGGAGGATTATCAAAACATCATACCCTATGGTGGAATCAATACCGAGGCGGGCTAGATTATGCTGTATATATTACAACAGCTTCTGAATGGGATGGTAGTTTAAGTGGTGCTCCAGTTGCCGAAGCAATTTCGTGGGGCAAGGTTACTACTCAAGCTAAACAAGTTACTATTCATGCCGATGTAAGCACAGTATTACCATTCATCTATCATGGCTTGATATCAAAATAA